A genomic window from Fibrobacterota bacterium includes:
- the glmM gene encoding phosphoglucosamine mutase, with the protein MRSVSGVRGIVGEGLTPTALAVHVNAFVQEVGRGRILVGRDARDSGPLVEDLVCATLALSGCTAIKLGISSTPTVEMAVLADPEAVGGIILTASHNPAPWNALKFLDKDGLFLGPESVRSLFDRVDRDDLRWVPHTEMGQVVQGADADDLHIDAILKLPELSLAAIRKRRVKVVVDCVNGATYRIAPRMLERLGCQVEVIYATPDGTFPRGAEPVPEALADLGMAVRNFGADIGLAFDPDGDRLALVDENGIPLGEEATLALGVQHILTKRPGGVAVNLSTSRMAEDIAFKAGVPFQRTPVGEIHVAKAMLASNDVVGGEGNGGLILPSLHPGRDGLLAAAVVLSLLAESGRKLSELAADLPRYAMVKTKFGLEGKSLPGAIAALEKRFADAQMDTRDGLRLSWPDSWLHVRASNTEPILRAIAEAPTEERARALCEAAREVL; encoded by the coding sequence ATGCGTTCCGTCTCCGGCGTCCGTGGCATCGTCGGTGAAGGACTGACTCCCACCGCACTTGCTGTCCACGTCAACGCCTTCGTGCAGGAAGTGGGACGCGGACGAATCCTGGTGGGTCGCGACGCCCGCGATTCCGGCCCCTTGGTGGAGGACCTGGTCTGCGCGACCTTGGCCCTCAGCGGCTGCACAGCGATCAAGCTGGGCATCAGCTCCACCCCTACGGTGGAAATGGCCGTGCTGGCGGATCCTGAGGCGGTTGGCGGGATCATCCTGACCGCCTCCCACAATCCGGCCCCCTGGAACGCGCTCAAATTCCTGGACAAGGACGGCCTGTTCCTGGGCCCCGAATCGGTCCGTTCGCTTTTCGATCGCGTGGACCGCGACGACCTCCGCTGGGTTCCCCACACGGAAATGGGGCAGGTCGTCCAAGGCGCGGATGCGGACGATCTGCACATCGATGCGATCCTCAAACTCCCCGAACTCTCGCTGGCCGCCATCCGCAAGCGCCGCGTCAAGGTCGTGGTGGACTGCGTCAATGGCGCCACCTACCGGATCGCACCCCGCATGCTGGAACGCCTGGGTTGCCAGGTCGAGGTCATCTACGCGACCCCGGACGGCACCTTCCCCCGCGGCGCGGAGCCTGTCCCGGAAGCGTTGGCGGATCTTGGCATGGCGGTGCGCAACTTCGGCGCAGACATCGGTCTGGCCTTCGATCCCGACGGCGACCGGTTGGCGCTGGTGGACGAAAACGGAATTCCGCTGGGCGAAGAGGCCACCTTGGCGCTAGGGGTCCAGCACATCCTGACCAAGCGACCCGGTGGCGTGGCGGTGAACCTCTCCACCAGCCGCATGGCCGAGGACATCGCATTCAAGGCAGGCGTGCCCTTCCAGCGCACCCCCGTGGGCGAAATCCACGTGGCGAAAGCCATGCTGGCATCCAACGACGTGGTGGGCGGAGAAGGCAATGGCGGACTGATCCTGCCCAGCCTCCACCCCGGGCGCGACGGACTTCTGGCCGCCGCCGTGGTGCTCTCCCTTTTGGCCGAATCCGGACGAAAACTGTCAGAGCTCGCCGCCGACCTTCCTCGCTACGCGATGGTCAAGACCAAGTTCGGCCTGGAGGGCAAATCGCTCCCCGGCGCCATCGCCGCGCTTGAAAAACGCTTCGCCGATGCGCAGATGGACACGCGGGACGGCTTGCGCCTCTCGTGGCCCGATTCCTGGCTGCATGTGCGGGCATCGAACACGGAACCCATCCTCCGCGCGATCGCGGAGGCACCCACCGAAGAACGGGCGCGCGCCTTGTGCGAAGCGGCCCGGGAGGTCCTCTGA
- the glmS gene encoding glutamine--fructose-6-phosphate transaminase (isomerizing), translating to MCGIVGYLGNRPALPLLLEGLKRLEYRGYDSAGVCVRRADGLSTCREVGKVAALEARVGQDLANFAGTEGIAHTRWATHGVPAERNAHPHRDDKSRISLVHNGIIENYQTIKTALESKGRKFESETDTEVLAMLVGELYEGDLEKAVQAALREITGAYAIAVMSADEPGVMVVARKGSPLMVGIGLNEFVIASDPSAIVAHTQQAFVLEDFTVCRLTRDGYRTSNLHNIPVTPKLMELEMKLEEIELGEFPHFMLKEIFEQPNALRNTLSGRVDMERGEIFLGGLQQIGRKLTHARRIVFTGQGTAWHAALVAEYMMEELARIPCEVQYGSEFRYRNPIVEDHTVLVAISQSGETADTLAALEEAKQRGALTLGIVNVVGSSIARATDAGVYLRVGPEIGVASTKAFIGQVAVSAMLALYAGRRKHLSIENTRSLLGELDSIPDKIRLVTAQSEHIKNIVAKYVNLNNWLFLGRGFNYPVALEGALKIKEISYIHAEGMPAAEMKHGPIALIHDGMPCVFVAPMGSQHDKVIGNMQEVRARGGRVIVIATEGDKEIESHADEIIRVPACPEVFSPMVTTVALQLMAYHAAVLRGHDVDKPRNLAKSVTVE from the coding sequence ATGTGCGGAATTGTTGGATACCTGGGCAACCGCCCCGCCCTACCCCTCCTGCTTGAAGGACTCAAGCGCCTGGAATACCGCGGCTACGACTCCGCAGGAGTCTGCGTGCGTCGAGCGGACGGACTTTCCACGTGTCGCGAAGTCGGCAAGGTGGCGGCCCTGGAAGCGCGCGTCGGCCAGGATCTGGCAAACTTCGCGGGCACCGAAGGCATCGCGCACACCCGCTGGGCCACGCACGGCGTGCCCGCCGAGCGCAACGCGCATCCGCATCGCGACGACAAATCCCGCATCAGTCTGGTCCACAACGGCATCATCGAGAACTACCAGACCATCAAGACCGCCTTGGAGTCGAAGGGTCGCAAGTTCGAAAGCGAAACCGACACCGAAGTCCTGGCCATGCTCGTGGGAGAGCTGTACGAAGGCGACCTGGAAAAGGCGGTCCAGGCGGCTTTGCGCGAAATCACCGGTGCCTACGCGATCGCCGTGATGAGCGCCGACGAGCCCGGCGTGATGGTGGTGGCCCGAAAGGGAAGCCCCCTGATGGTGGGAATCGGCCTGAACGAATTCGTGATCGCCTCCGATCCCTCCGCGATCGTGGCCCACACGCAACAGGCCTTCGTGCTGGAAGACTTCACGGTCTGCCGCCTGACCCGGGACGGGTACCGCACCTCCAACCTGCACAACATCCCCGTGACTCCCAAGCTCATGGAGCTGGAGATGAAGCTCGAGGAAATCGAGCTCGGCGAATTCCCCCACTTCATGCTCAAGGAGATCTTCGAGCAACCCAATGCATTGCGCAACACGCTGTCGGGCCGTGTCGACATGGAACGCGGCGAAATCTTCCTGGGCGGACTCCAGCAGATCGGACGGAAACTGACCCACGCGCGACGCATCGTGTTCACCGGTCAGGGAACCGCCTGGCACGCGGCCCTGGTGGCCGAATACATGATGGAGGAACTCGCCCGCATTCCGTGCGAAGTGCAGTACGGCTCCGAGTTCCGCTACCGCAACCCCATCGTGGAAGACCACACGGTGCTGGTGGCGATCTCCCAGTCCGGCGAGACCGCCGACACCCTGGCCGCCCTCGAGGAGGCCAAGCAACGCGGCGCTCTGACCCTGGGCATCGTCAACGTGGTGGGCAGCTCCATCGCACGGGCCACCGACGCGGGCGTGTATCTGCGCGTGGGCCCGGAAATCGGCGTGGCCAGCACCAAGGCGTTCATCGGACAGGTGGCGGTGAGCGCCATGCTCGCGCTGTACGCGGGTCGCCGCAAGCACCTGTCCATCGAAAACACCAGGTCCCTTCTGGGCGAGCTGGACTCCATCCCGGACAAGATCCGTCTGGTCACCGCCCAGTCCGAACACATCAAGAACATCGTCGCCAAGTACGTGAATCTGAACAACTGGCTCTTCCTGGGACGCGGCTTCAACTACCCCGTGGCTTTGGAAGGCGCGCTCAAGATCAAGGAGATCTCCTACATCCACGCCGAAGGCATGCCCGCGGCGGAAATGAAGCACGGGCCCATCGCGCTGATCCACGACGGCATGCCCTGCGTGTTCGTGGCCCCCATGGGAAGCCAGCACGACAAGGTGATCGGCAACATGCAGGAGGTCCGGGCCCGCGGCGGACGCGTGATCGTGATCGCCACGGAAGGCGACAAGGAGATCGAATCCCACGCCGACGAGATCATCCGCGTACCGGCCTGCCCCGAGGTGTTCAGCCCCATGGTGACCACCGTGGCCTTGCAGCTGATGGCCTACCACGCCGCGGTCCTGCGAGGCCACGACGTGGACAAGCCGCGCAATCTCGCCAAATCCGTGACCGTGGAATGA
- a CDS encoding DegT/DnrJ/EryC1/StrS family aminotransferase gives MTTDIPFVDLEPQYLDAGADIEEAALRVLRSRRYVLGPEVAAFETEFAAAIGTRFCVGTDSGTSALRLALQASGVGPGDEVITTPATFIATVEAIRQTGAKAILADIDPLTWNLDPARLEAVIGPRSRAILPVHLHGRAADLCAFGELCLHHGLTLIEDAAQAHLAHHGGRKCGAMGIAGCFSFYPGKNLGAAGEGGAVVTSDPEIARRVAMLRDFGSEKKYEHVLHGGTNARLESIQAAILRAKLPYLESWTQDRERIAKRYMEGLAGLPLTLPAEVGPNNRHVWHVFAVRHPRRDWLREQLAERGIETGIHYPKPVHLQPACEHLGYREGDFPHAEAFCRETLSLPLWTGMPDSVQDRVIETLSDLLAP, from the coding sequence ATGACCACCGACATCCCGTTCGTCGACCTCGAGCCGCAATACCTGGATGCCGGGGCGGACATCGAGGAGGCTGCCTTGCGGGTGCTGCGTTCCCGGAGGTATGTCCTGGGGCCCGAGGTCGCCGCCTTCGAGACGGAATTCGCCGCAGCCATCGGCACGCGTTTTTGCGTGGGAACCGACTCGGGCACCAGCGCCTTGCGCTTGGCCCTGCAAGCTTCGGGAGTCGGTCCCGGCGACGAGGTCATCACCACGCCCGCCACGTTCATCGCCACCGTGGAGGCCATCCGGCAAACGGGAGCGAAGGCCATCCTGGCCGACATCGATCCACTCACGTGGAACCTGGATCCCGCACGCTTGGAAGCGGTGATCGGCCCCCGAAGCCGGGCGATCCTTCCTGTTCACCTCCACGGCCGCGCCGCCGACCTCTGCGCCTTCGGGGAGTTGTGCCTGCATCATGGGCTGACTCTGATCGAGGACGCCGCGCAAGCCCATCTGGCCCATCACGGCGGCCGAAAGTGCGGTGCCATGGGGATCGCGGGTTGCTTTTCATTCTATCCGGGCAAGAACTTGGGAGCCGCCGGCGAAGGCGGGGCCGTGGTCACTTCAGACCCAGAGATCGCCCGCCGCGTGGCGATGCTGCGCGACTTCGGAAGCGAGAAGAAGTACGAACACGTGCTGCACGGGGGTACCAACGCCCGCCTGGAGTCCATCCAGGCGGCGATCCTACGCGCCAAGCTCCCTTACCTGGAAAGCTGGACCCAAGACCGAGAACGGATCGCCAAGCGTTACATGGAAGGCCTTGCCGGGCTTCCTCTGACCCTACCCGCCGAGGTGGGACCCAACAACCGACATGTTTGGCACGTGTTCGCCGTGCGCCACCCTCGCCGGGATTGGTTGCGCGAACAACTCGCCGAGCGCGGCATCGAAACCGGGATCCACTACCCCAAGCCGGTCCACCTGCAACCCGCTTGCGAACACCTGGGCTACCGAGAAGGCGACTTCCCCCACGCGGAGGCGTTCTGCCGCGAAACCCTGAGCCTGCCTCTGTGGACAGGCATGCCGGATTCCGTCCAGGATCGAGTGATCGAAACCCTTTCCGACCTGCTTGCCCCATGA
- the rfbF gene encoding glucose-1-phosphate cytidylyltransferase, with amino-acid sequence MKAVILAGGLGTRLAEETTVKPKPMVEIGGKPILWHIMRHFSRYGIQEFVICLGYKGHLIKEWFSNYFLYASDVTFDLRDNSMQVHQNASEPWRVTLVDTGDATQTGGRLKRIRSYLDNQPFCMTYGDGLSDVDISKLIEFHKKQKTKATLTAIQPPGRFGSIDFKRQKVVGFHEKPAGDGTWINGGYFVIDPSALETIEGDNTVWERGPMEALAARGELSAYQHDGFWQCMDTLRDKTLLESLWESGNAPWKWAGGA; translated from the coding sequence ATGAAGGCGGTGATCCTGGCCGGGGGGTTGGGAACCCGGCTGGCGGAAGAAACCACAGTGAAACCGAAACCGATGGTGGAAATCGGCGGCAAGCCGATCCTGTGGCACATCATGCGCCATTTTTCGCGCTACGGCATCCAGGAATTCGTGATCTGCCTGGGTTACAAGGGACATCTGATCAAAGAGTGGTTTTCCAACTACTTCCTCTACGCCAGCGACGTGACGTTCGACTTGCGCGACAACAGCATGCAGGTCCACCAAAACGCTTCCGAACCGTGGCGTGTGACACTGGTGGATACCGGCGATGCGACCCAGACCGGTGGACGACTCAAGCGGATCCGCTCGTATCTGGACAACCAGCCCTTCTGCATGACCTACGGAGACGGCCTCAGCGACGTCGACATCTCCAAGCTGATCGAATTCCACAAAAAGCAAAAGACGAAGGCCACCCTCACGGCGATCCAGCCCCCCGGCAGGTTCGGCTCCATCGATTTCAAGCGGCAGAAGGTGGTGGGATTCCACGAAAAGCCCGCCGGCGACGGCACGTGGATCAACGGTGGATACTTCGTGATCGATCCCTCCGCATTGGAAACGATCGAAGGCGACAACACCGTTTGGGAGCGCGGCCCGATGGAGGCATTGGCCGCCAGAGGAGAACTCTCCGCCTACCAGCATGACGGATTCTGGCAGTGCATGGACACGCTGCGCGACAAGACCCTGCTGGAAAGCCTCTGGGAGAGCGGAAACGCTCCTTGGAAATGGGCGGGAGGCGCATGA
- a CDS encoding DEAD/DEAH box helicase, with protein MSTLPVDAIETEFRQNRRRQGAIVVSSPTGSGKSTRVPLWALDQGKVLVVEPRRIAARSLALYVAAQTGTTPGDLVGWAVRDDVMRRESTQILFCTPGVALGMLGSGEADHFSTWVLDEFHERRADVDAFLAFARSRGQEGRLVILSATIAAAAAAQAIKGDVLEASGRMYPVVTEFIPPAGGSLPDPSGLPLRLESALRRLDATEGAVLVFLPGVAEIDDAHSWLSGRVPGRIERLHGTLPLEEQQRVLAPSEELRIVLSTNVAESALTVPDVVAVVDAGLERRIERSSGFARLELRPISQASADQRAGRAGRLRPGRCLRLWAQSARLEAHPRPAIQVDDPRDWLLPLLVAGADPRDLPWLDRPRADGVRNALDAFARLGLWEERPWEGAGRVTDLARQALRLPLGADLAGFCLQHLDRPSLRDALALASSLCASRPVFRAKPSPQALECRREVAQGGGDETLLCRILEVSEEQARCCEVHPVAWRDACRQFSRLREATGCQIHGWPRDVQVDGLARSLWCLEPRTLRRRRGAPGKEEYALGEGSALWPSRDSLSGLPELALALSVHGGRTSRGDARVWMDAALGLSAADCLRLGIGRLEVLRASWGPQGLSAKWIRRVGKDVVATQEGGVETPEVARAALWAALSAPERQIVERAWEHAVERWCVARGRWTPPPQAAEPWFADRAVRIDGEGWTLANKKNLLDELTESAGPFPVEHREGDLCWDLDWDVRKGKVRARIRQGKAGKPKSLALLPGWTLV; from the coding sequence ATGTCTACGCTTCCGGTTGATGCAATCGAGACCGAATTCCGACAAAATCGTCGTCGCCAGGGCGCCATTGTGGTCTCTTCTCCCACCGGATCCGGAAAAAGCACCCGGGTTCCCCTCTGGGCGCTGGACCAGGGAAAGGTGCTGGTGGTGGAGCCACGGCGTATCGCGGCCCGGTCCTTGGCCCTGTACGTGGCCGCCCAGACAGGCACCACGCCAGGCGATCTGGTGGGATGGGCGGTTCGGGACGACGTGATGCGCAGGGAGTCGACACAAATTCTGTTTTGCACCCCCGGAGTGGCATTGGGAATGCTGGGCAGCGGCGAGGCGGACCATTTTTCCACCTGGGTTTTGGATGAATTCCACGAGCGGCGCGCGGATGTGGATGCGTTTTTAGCCTTCGCCCGCAGTCGTGGGCAGGAAGGCCGGTTGGTGATCCTTTCGGCGACCATCGCCGCCGCGGCCGCTGCGCAAGCGATCAAAGGCGATGTTTTGGAAGCCTCGGGACGGATGTATCCCGTTGTCACGGAATTCATCCCTCCTGCCGGTGGCAGTCTGCCTGATCCTTCTGGCCTGCCGTTGCGATTGGAGTCCGCCTTGCGCCGGCTGGATGCCACGGAAGGAGCTGTGCTGGTGTTCCTACCCGGAGTGGCGGAAATCGACGATGCGCACTCTTGGCTTTCCGGACGAGTTCCGGGCCGAATCGAGCGGCTCCATGGCACGCTGCCGCTGGAAGAACAGCAACGAGTCCTGGCGCCATCCGAAGAACTTCGCATCGTGCTTTCCACGAACGTCGCGGAGTCGGCCTTGACGGTTCCCGACGTGGTGGCGGTGGTGGATGCCGGACTGGAGCGGCGCATCGAGCGCTCCAGCGGTTTCGCAAGATTGGAACTGCGGCCCATTTCGCAGGCATCCGCCGACCAGCGCGCGGGTCGTGCCGGTCGCTTGCGTCCGGGGAGGTGTCTTCGGTTGTGGGCGCAGAGCGCCCGCCTGGAGGCCCATCCTCGGCCCGCCATCCAGGTGGACGATCCTCGCGACTGGCTGTTGCCGTTGTTGGTGGCGGGAGCCGATCCCCGCGATCTCCCGTGGCTGGATCGGCCGCGCGCGGATGGCGTGCGCAATGCGCTGGATGCCTTCGCGCGCCTGGGGCTGTGGGAGGAAAGGCCCTGGGAAGGCGCGGGCCGCGTGACCGATCTTGCCCGTCAAGCCTTGCGTTTGCCGCTTGGAGCCGATCTCGCCGGATTCTGCCTGCAACACCTGGATCGTCCCTCTCTTCGCGATGCCCTGGCCTTGGCTTCTTCGCTCTGCGCGTCGCGACCGGTGTTTCGAGCCAAGCCGTCTCCCCAGGCGTTGGAGTGCCGGCGCGAAGTCGCGCAAGGGGGCGGGGACGAAACCCTTCTTTGCCGGATTCTGGAGGTTTCCGAGGAACAGGCCAGGTGCTGCGAGGTCCACCCAGTGGCCTGGAGGGATGCGTGCCGTCAATTCTCGCGACTGCGGGAAGCCACCGGTTGTCAGATCCACGGGTGGCCAAGGGATGTCCAGGTGGACGGCTTGGCTCGATCCCTGTGGTGCTTGGAACCGCGGACGTTGCGGCGGCGGCGTGGGGCGCCAGGCAAGGAGGAGTACGCGCTGGGCGAGGGTTCGGCGCTGTGGCCGTCCCGCGATTCTCTCAGCGGTTTGCCGGAACTTGCCTTGGCGCTTTCTGTCCATGGGGGGCGCACCTCGCGCGGGGATGCGAGGGTTTGGATGGACGCCGCGCTGGGGCTTTCCGCCGCCGATTGCCTGCGCTTGGGGATTGGACGGCTGGAGGTACTGCGGGCCTCCTGGGGGCCCCAAGGGCTTTCGGCGAAATGGATCCGCCGGGTGGGCAAGGACGTGGTGGCCACCCAGGAGGGGGGCGTGGAGACGCCCGAGGTGGCGCGTGCGGCTCTGTGGGCCGCATTGAGCGCGCCGGAGCGTCAGATCGTGGAGCGGGCGTGGGAGCATGCGGTGGAGCGTTGGTGCGTGGCACGGGGAAGATGGACGCCTCCACCCCAAGCCGCCGAGCCTTGGTTTGCCGATCGAGCCGTGCGAATCGACGGGGAAGGCTGGACTCTGGCGAACAAAAAAAACCTATTGGACGAACTGACGGAATCCGCTGGACCGTTTCCCGTCGAGCATCGCGAAGGAGACCTGTGCTGGGATCTGGACTGGGATGTCCGCAAGGGGAAGGTGCGTGCGAGGATCCGGCAGGGGAAGGCGGGCAAGCCAAAGAGCTTGGCGCTGTTGCCGGGTTGGACGCTGGTCTGA
- a CDS encoding CvpA family protein, producing the protein MNWVDFTALAIVVLPALSGLRHGLVAGLLKLGALGLFLGLAIWQMPVLVRFAMAYLPLGSSAAPVAAIVASLVVGWLFGALAAVVWKKLSEGSVAWTDRLLGCLSGAVKGAAVAVCAMVTLAAVWPTGRQAIEKSWISRNVMAPVLEEGRARLATRLGLAAPEAP; encoded by the coding sequence TTGAACTGGGTGGACTTCACCGCCTTGGCGATCGTGGTACTTCCCGCCCTTTCGGGACTGCGTCATGGCTTGGTGGCGGGGCTCCTCAAGCTGGGAGCGCTTGGGCTGTTCCTGGGGCTGGCCATCTGGCAGATGCCTGTTTTGGTTCGATTCGCCATGGCCTACCTTCCTTTGGGAAGCTCCGCCGCACCCGTGGCCGCGATCGTGGCTTCTCTGGTGGTGGGGTGGCTGTTCGGAGCCTTGGCCGCTGTGGTTTGGAAAAAACTGTCCGAGGGGTCCGTGGCATGGACCGATCGTCTCCTGGGGTGCCTCTCCGGAGCGGTCAAGGGAGCGGCGGTTGCCGTTTGCGCCATGGTGACCTTGGCCGCCGTCTGGCCGACCGGTCGCCAAGCCATCGAGAAATCCTGGATCTCGCGAAACGTCATGGCTCCCGTCCTGGAGGAAGGACGCGCCCGATTGGCGACGCGCCTGGGCCTCGCTGCGCCCGAGGCTCCGTGA
- a CDS encoding M23 family metallopeptidase, with protein sequence MAAGRHRHRRDRLGTGAWQVLASARIYPKLLYQKQKGSLLHERLKRLRSESDPVHSEVAALDSASTLISSRFGQSDSSVAQTVARWSNARTLDALFPDPSGEEAWARSLEDLGERATVVREGLTKHITAAKRIMDKLEATPSIAPARGQVSSGFGWRLHPVLGVFMMHGGQDITGPIGLTVVATARGKVVTREFSSSFGNYVVLDHGDGIRTLYAHLSAFRCELGQDVRRGEEIGLMGSTGRSTGPHVHYEIHQSLKPLDPLPWILPTVLVP encoded by the coding sequence ATGGCTGCTGGGCGCCATCGCCATCGGCGTGATCGCCTTGGCACTGGGGCTTGGCAGGTCTTGGCCAGCGCGCGCATCTACCCCAAATTGCTTTACCAAAAGCAGAAGGGCTCCCTGTTGCACGAGCGATTGAAAAGACTGCGAAGCGAGTCGGATCCTGTCCACAGTGAGGTCGCCGCCCTCGATTCCGCCAGCACCTTGATTTCCAGCCGGTTCGGGCAATCCGACAGCTCCGTGGCGCAAACCGTCGCGCGATGGAGCAACGCGCGCACGCTGGACGCTCTATTCCCTGACCCGTCCGGCGAAGAGGCCTGGGCGCGGTCTCTGGAAGACCTCGGCGAACGAGCCACCGTGGTCCGGGAAGGTCTCACCAAACACATCACGGCCGCCAAGCGGATCATGGACAAGCTCGAGGCCACCCCCAGCATCGCTCCGGCTCGCGGGCAGGTTTCCTCCGGGTTTGGATGGCGTTTGCACCCCGTTTTGGGGGTGTTCATGATGCACGGCGGGCAAGACATCACCGGCCCGATCGGCCTCACGGTGGTCGCCACCGCCCGCGGAAAGGTGGTGACCCGGGAGTTCAGTTCGAGTTTCGGCAATTACGTTGTTTTGGACCACGGTGACGGGATCCGGACTCTATATGCCCACCTCAGCGCATTCCGCTGCGAGTTGGGACAAGACGTCCGGCGTGGCGAGGAAATCGGGTTGATGGGTTCCACTGGACGTTCCACGGGCCCGCACGTCCACTACGAAATCCACCAATCCCTAAAACCTCTCGATCCGCTTCCTTGGATCCTTCCGACCGTCTTGGTCCCATAA
- a CDS encoding serine/threonine protein kinase, whose protein sequence is MSELFLCHDPSLDRKVVVKLVPVGTNEELLNRFHREASLLSGVAHPGYAHVYRYWNVDGRPAMAMEFIDGLTLREILDLRRTLPVDVGLSIFRTVAQALRHAHLHGIIHRDVKPANILISHSGQVKLLDFGVARFENQSDLTMPGMVVGTTSYMSAEQAKGEELDERSDIYSMALCLYESLGGVHPFRKDQPDATLTALLTQSAKPLWRIQPGTPWRISGLIARCMSRDRRKRVREITDFLSEVDRLWGHCGTDHEAYLAAFMAAVRAGRRFDQKLPRLGWPWWAMVGAGLATGVLAGIAIAW, encoded by the coding sequence ATGAGCGAATTGTTCTTGTGCCACGATCCCTCGCTGGACCGCAAGGTGGTGGTCAAGCTGGTTCCGGTGGGCACCAACGAAGAACTGCTCAACCGGTTCCACCGCGAGGCCAGCTTGCTTTCCGGGGTGGCCCATCCCGGCTACGCGCATGTGTACCGCTACTGGAACGTGGATGGCCGACCAGCCATGGCCATGGAGTTCATCGATGGCCTCACCTTGCGGGAAATCCTGGATCTGCGCCGCACCCTGCCTGTGGACGTGGGCTTGTCCATCTTCCGTACCGTGGCCCAGGCGCTTCGCCACGCCCATCTCCACGGGATCATCCACCGCGATGTCAAGCCGGCCAACATCCTGATCAGCCATTCCGGCCAGGTCAAACTCCTGGACTTCGGTGTGGCCCGGTTCGAGAACCAGTCTGATCTCACCATGCCCGGCATGGTCGTGGGAACCACCTCCTACATGAGCGCGGAGCAAGCCAAAGGTGAAGAGCTGGACGAACGCTCCGACATCTACTCCATGGCGCTTTGCCTGTACGAGTCGCTGGGCGGCGTGCATCCGTTTCGCAAGGACCAGCCCGACGCCACCCTGACCGCCCTTCTGACCCAATCGGCCAAGCCCCTGTGGCGGATCCAACCCGGCACCCCATGGCGGATTTCCGGATTGATCGCCCGGTGCATGTCGCGCGATCGCCGCAAGCGGGTGCGCGAGATCACGGATTTCCTCTCCGAAGTCGACCGCCTTTGGGGCCATTGCGGAACCGATCACGAAGCGTACTTGGCTGCCTTCATGGCCGCCGTCCGAGCGGGTCGGCGGTTTGACCAGAAATTGCCTCGCTTGGGATGGCCCTGGTGGGCCATGGTGGGCGCGGGCTTGGCCACCGGCGTGCTGGCGGGGATCGCCATCGCATGGTGA
- a CDS encoding aldose 1-epimerase family protein, producing the protein MSHIQLSNKYISASISPKGAELRSLRRADSGREYMWSGDPAHWDRVSPTLFPIVGRLHNDAYTWQGRRYSLPQHGFARDLEFDVVHEDGTCASFLLGSAGPFLERYPQQFQLALTYSLDSEALILRYDVFNPSNSDDLLFSLGAHPAFRWPLDESIPADAHTLQFERSETADRLEVGTDALLTGRKVPFFRDMDHIKLRPDLFRAGAIVLEGVKSDSVVFGTEDGPRVRLTAPSAPWWAFWTMPSAPFLCLEPWHGIADKHGADWDLRGKPGMIALPPGESWSWTLKIEPS; encoded by the coding sequence ATGAGCCACATACAACTGTCCAACAAGTACATCAGCGCCTCGATCTCCCCGAAGGGAGCCGAACTGCGCAGCCTGCGCCGCGCCGACAGCGGCCGCGAATACATGTGGTCGGGAGACCCCGCCCACTGGGATCGCGTGTCCCCCACGTTGTTTCCCATCGTGGGAAGGCTCCACAACGACGCCTACACCTGGCAGGGGCGCCGCTACAGCCTCCCCCAGCATGGCTTCGCCCGCGACCTGGAATTCGATGTGGTCCACGAAGACGGAACCTGCGCATCCTTCCTGTTGGGATCGGCTGGGCCGTTCTTGGAGCGGTATCCGCAACAATTCCAACTGGCCCTCACGTACTCGCTGGACTCCGAGGCGCTGATCCTGCGCTACGACGTCTTCAATCCATCCAACTCCGATGACCTGCTTTTCTCGCTGGGTGCGCACCCCGCCTTCCGCTGGCCTCTGGACGAATCCATCCCTGCCGACGCCCACACGTTGCAATTCGAGCGCAGCGAAACCGCCGACCGCCTGGAAGTGGGCACCGACGCGCTCCTGACCGGACGGAAAGTGCCGTTTTTCCGGGACATGGACCACATCAAGCTGCGCCCGGATCTGTTCCGCGCCGGCGCCATCGTTCTGGAAGGCGTGAAGTCGGATTCCGTCGTGTTCGGGACCGAAGACGGCCCTCGCGTGCGGCTGACCGCTCCCAGTGCGCCCTGGTGGGCATTCTGGACCATGCCTTCGGCCCCGTTTCTGTGCCTGGAGCCATGGCACGGGATCGCCGACAAGCACGGCGCCGACTGGGATCTGCGCGGCAAGCCCGGCATGATCGCGCTCCCTCCCGGCGAGTCGTGGAGCTGGACCCTGAAGATCGAGCCCTCCTGA